The following DNA comes from Alkalibacter saccharofermentans DSM 14828.
ATATATCATGGAAATTTTAGTCGCGTCTCCCAAGCCGAATAAAAGCATGAAAATAGGCAAAAGGGCTATCTTGGGAACAGGATAAAGAAGGTAGATTACAGGTGATATCAAGCTGTCCAGCTTATTATGATAACCCAGCATTATTCCAATAGGCCATGCTGTTAATGCGGCTAACGTTATTCCTAGAAATATTCTCTTTAAGCTGTACAAACTGTGCATCAATAGCTTCCCGTTGAAATTTTTTATAGTATTCGATATCACAGGATAGGGAGCAGGCAGTATGTTGCTATCCATCAAAATACTTCCGACTTGCCATAAAAGAATGAGGAAAACAGCTGCAGCGAAAAGCTTAATAATGTTTTTCATCAAAATTCTCTCCTCTAACGAGCGTTTCAATTATGCTTAAATGCTCCAGGTAAATCTTATCGGTCTTCTTATGTCCCTTTGCCTTGTTATTCAATTGCCGGCATTCTCCACGACTTAAGACGACGATGCTGTCAGCTAGATACAAAGCTTCATCAAGGTCATGGGTGATGATTAGAGTCGTAGGCTTGAATCTTTCATGTAAGGACAAAAACAGATTGTATCCGGACAGCTTGCTAAGGGCGTCTAGAGAAGAAAATGCTTCGTCCACTAGGAGTATTTCAGGGTTTAATATCATCCCTCTAGCCAGAGCCACGCGTTGTCTTTCGCCACCGCTTAAGTTATTGGGGTAGCGGTCAGTCAAATGAGAAATCCCAAGATTGTCTACAATTTCTTTAAATAAAGATTCTTTTGGTTGCATTTTTTTTATTTTGCAAGGTAGCAAGATGTTGCTTTTAACCTTGAGCCAGGAGTAAAGACCATGATCCTGGGGAACATAGCCTATTTTGAGTTCTTTGTTGCTTATGGGATTGCCCTTTAAGCTGATCTTGCCAGAAGTCTTATCTATTATTTGCCCTACTGTCTTTAATAAGGTTGTCTTTCCGATTCCCGAAACTCCAGTGACGCAGGTGATAGAACCTATTTTTGAAGAGAAGTCTATATTATTGAGTATTTGGTTGGAGTCGATAGTTACATTTAATTTTTCAACCCTGAAGCAATTATCAATCATCAGTTTGCCCCCAACGTTTGGCATTCTGATTTTCAATTTCCAAAAGGTCAAGTACTCGCGAACAATGATGATTTATTATGTCATCCAAGGTTTTGGGGAAGTTGTAGAATCCGGGACTGACAGGAGCGATGCAGGCACCGGCATCGTTTAATGCAAGCATGTTCTTCAGGTGAATCCCATTATAGGGTGTTTCCCTTGGACAAATAATAAGCTTGCGTTTTTCTTTAAGGCATACATCTGCAGCC
Coding sequences within:
- a CDS encoding ABC transporter ATP-binding protein → MIDNCFRVEKLNVTIDSNQILNNIDFSSKIGSITCVTGVSGIGKTTLLKTVGQIIDKTSGKISLKGNPISNKELKIGYVPQDHGLYSWLKVKSNILLPCKIKKMQPKESLFKEIVDNLGISHLTDRYPNNLSGGERQRVALARGMILNPEILLVDEAFSSLDALSKLSGYNLFLSLHERFKPTTLIITHDLDEALYLADSIVVLSRGECRQLNNKAKGHKKTDKIYLEHLSIIETLVRGENFDEKHY
- a CDS encoding ABC transporter permease, encoding MKNIIKLFAAAVFLILLWQVGSILMDSNILPAPYPVISNTIKNFNGKLLMHSLYSLKRIFLGITLAALTAWPIGIMLGYHNKLDSLISPVIYLLYPVPKIALLPIFMLLFGLGDATKISMIYIIIFFQILVNTRDTVRVINPSLFYPLKVLGASKTQIFIHVLAPYSLPSLVSSIRIALGTGIAVLFFSETFGSQYGLGYFIMDSMMRIDYIGMFSGILTLSILGLLLFTATEYIEKKIINH